One genomic window of Salvia miltiorrhiza cultivar Shanhuang (shh) chromosome 4, IMPLAD_Smil_shh, whole genome shotgun sequence includes the following:
- the LOC131021539 gene encoding LOB domain-containing protein 38-like, giving the protein MSCNGCRVLRKGCSETCILRPCLQWIESTEAQGHATVFVAKFFGRAGLMSFISAVPETQRPALFQSLLFEAAGRTVNPVNGAVGLLGTGNWHVCQAAVETVLRGGALKPIPELLGGESAPDDASDCTDMFRLQHHACPSSKRRRLPDEPPKVMQLADLDLSLTPGKKGGALPEKRRLGSPSMNSEGSVTTTCTGDCRANELKLLNLFN; this is encoded by the exons ATGAGTTGCAATGGATGCCGCGTGCTTCGAAAAGGGTGCAGCGAAACCTGTATTCTAAGACCTTGTTTGCAGTGGATCGAGAGCACCGAGGCACAAGGCCACGCCACCGTCTTCGTCGCCAAGTTCTTCGGCCGCGCCGGCCTCATGTCCTTCATCTCCGCCGTCCCTGAAACGCAGAGGCCTG CTCTCTTTCAGTCGTTGCTGTTCGAAGCAGCCGGGAGGACCGTCAATCCGGTCAATGGGGCGGTGGGCCTTCTGGGCACCGGCAACTGGCACGTCTGCCAGGCGGCCGTCGAGACCGTACTCCGCGGCGGCGCCTTGAAGCCGATTCCGGAGCTCCTCGGCGGAGAGTCGGCGCCCGACGACGCCTCCGACTGCACCGACATGTTCCGCCTCCAGCATCATGCCTGTCCTAGCTCGAAACGGCGCCGTTTGCCCGATGAGCCGCCCAAAGTCATGCAGTTGGCCGATCTTGATCTCAGTTTGACGCCCGGCAAGAAGGGCGGCGCTTTGCCGGAGAAGCGGCGGCTCGGCAGCCCCTCCATGAATTCCGAAGGATCTGTCACCACCACTTGTACCGGAGATTGTCGAGCAAATGAATTGAAGTTGTTGaatttgtttaattaa
- the LOC131021540 gene encoding probably inactive leucine-rich repeat receptor-like protein kinase IMK2, with protein sequence MMDDPVQLRLHHFKNLSAGNAAWSLGSNKKREKWKPELAFLSLLLALLFSDFRLVSGVKWDGVMVSRADFQALQAIKKELIDFKGVLRSWNDSGAGSCAGWIGIKCADGEVIAIQLPFKGLGGRISDRIGQLQSLRRLSLHDNVLVGPIPAALGFLPNLRGLYLFNNRLSGSVPQSISNCPLLQTLDLSNNQLTGVIPPNLANSTRFYRLNLSFNGISGSIPVSLSRSSSLNFLALQHNNLSGSLPDSWGSFQLKSLSLDHNSLSGKIHASLSRLVSLEELDLSHNKFDGNIPDELGSLSSLAKMNLERNNLDGPIPESIGKLRNLTFLDLSENNLTGEIPSSLSNLSNLTSFDVSYNNLSGAVPSLLSKKFNSTSFAGNIQLCGYTTSTACPSPEPSSPPQPQPQPKRHRRELSTKDIILIAAGALLLVLLILCCALLCCLIGKKASSKSSKAGAPPSTSRAAAKAGPVTAAEVETGGDAGGKLVHFDGPFVFTADDLLCATAEIMGKSSYGTAYKATLEDNNQVAVKRLREKITKPQKEFELEVSNLGKIRHPNILALRAYYLGPKGEKLLVYDYMPNGSLASFLHARGPETSIPWPTRMNIAIGITRGLCYLHGEVSHVHGNLTASNVLLDENKEPKIADVGLSRLMTGAATTNVVATAGSMGYRAPELSKLKNASSKTDVFSLGVIVLELLTGKSPSEAKDGLDLPQWVASIVKEEWTNEVFDVELMKDASNVGDELLNTLKLALHCVDPSPAARPEAQQVLHKLEEIKAEAGDAAKTDE encoded by the exons ATGATGGACGATCCAGTTCAATTGCGGCTCCATCATTTCAAAAATCTCTCGGCGGGAAATGCTGCATGGAGCTTGGGCTCAaacaagaagagagagaaatggaaGCCGGAGTTGGCCTTCCTCAGCCTCCTCCTCGCCCTCTTGTTTTCCGATTTCCGGCTCGTTTCCGGCGTCAAATGGGACGGCGTGATGGTGAGCCGAGCTGATTTCCAAGCCCTGCAGGCCATAAAAAAGGAATTGATCGACTTCAAAGGGGTGCTGCGCAGCTGGAATGACAGCGGCGCAGGCTCCTGCGCCGGCTGGATCGGAATCAAATGCGCCGACGGCGAAGTCATCGCTATACAGCTGCCTTTCAAGGGATTGGGCGGTCGGATTTCCGACAGAATCGGCCAGCTCCAGTCTCTCCGGCGGCTGAGCCTCCACGACAATGTGCTCGTCGGCCCGATTCCGGCGGCTCTTGGATTCCTCCCTAATCTCAGAGGCCTCTATCTCTTCAACAATCGCCTCTCCGGCTCTGTGCCTCAATCGATTTCCAACTGCCCGCTGCTTCAAACGCTTGATCTCAGCAATAATCAGCTCACCGGAGTCATCCCTCCCAATCTTGCTAACTCCACCAGGTTTTATAGATTGAATTTGAGCTTTAATGGCATTTCGGGGTCCATCCCAGTAAGCCTTTCTCGCTCCTCCTCTCTCAACTTTCTCGCTCTTCAGCACAATAATCTCTCTGGCTCTCTTCCTGATTCTTGGGGTTCATTTCAGCTTAAGTCTCTGAGTCTTGATCACAATTCTCTTTCTGGAAAAATTCATGCTTCTTTAAGCAGATTGGTTTCTCTTGAGGAGTTGGATCTGAGTCATAACAAATTTGATGGGAATATTCCTGATGAATTAGGCAGTTTGTCATCTTTAGCGAAGATGAATCTTGAAAGAAACAATCTTGATGGCCCAATCCCAGAATCCATTGGAAAGCTACGGAATCTCACGTTTCTTGATTTGTCCGAAAATAATCTCACCGGAGAAATCCCATCTTCTCTCTCCAATCTCTCAAACCTCACTTCATTCGATGTCTCCTACAACAATCTGTCCGGCGCCGTTCCATCTCTTCTATCAAAGAAATTCAACTCCACCTCCTTCGCCGGAAACATCCAGCTGTGCGGCTACACCACCTCGACGGCGTGCCCGTCGCCTGAACCCTCATCGCCGCCGCAACCGCAACCGCAGCCGAAGCGGCACCGGCGGGAACTCAGCACCAAGGATATAATACTGATTGCAGCCGGAGCCCTTCTGCTGGTTTTACTAATCCTCTGCTGCGCGTTGCTCTGCTGCTTGATCGGAAAGAAGGCATCGTCAAAATCCAGCAAAGCCGGAGCTCCGCCTTCAACCAGCAGAGCTGCCGCCAAGGCGGGCCCCGTCACGGCTGCAGAAGTCGAAACTGGCGGCGACGCCGGAGGGAAATTAGTCCATTTTGATGGCCCTTTTGTTTTTACAGCTGACGATTTGTTGTGTGCTACTGCAGAGATTATGGGAAAGAGCAGTTATGGAACGGCCTACAAAGCCACGCTCGAAGACAACAATCAAGTTGCGGTgaagagattgagagagaaaaTCACCAAACCTCAAAAGGAATTCGAGTTGGAAGTTTCCAATCTTGGAAAGATTAGGCATCCAAATATCTTGGCGTTGAGAGCTTACTATCTCGGCCCCAAAGGCGAGAAGCTTCTTGTCTATGattacatgcctaatggaagcCTCGCATCCTTCTTACATG CAAGAGGTCCGGAAACGAGCATCCCATGGCCCACAAGAATGAATATAGCTATTGGAATAACAAGAGGGCTATGCTATCTTCATGGTGAGGTGAGCCACGTCCACGGAAATCTGACGGCAAGCAACGTTCTACTCGACGAAAACAAGGAGCCCAAGATCGCCGACGTGGGGCTATCGCGGCTGATGACGGGCGCCGCCACCACCAACGTGGTGGCGACGGCCGGATCGATGGGATACCGGGCGCCGGAGCTCTCTAAACTGAAGAACGCGAGCAGTAAAACGGACGTGTTCAGCCTGGGAGTGATCGTGCTGGAGCTCCTGACCGGAAAATCTCCGAGCGAGGCGAAGGACGGGCTGGATCTGCCGCAGTGGGTGGCGTCCATTGTGAAGGAGGAGTGGACCAATGAGGTGTTTGATGTGGAGCTGATGAAGGACGCTTCCAACGTTGGCGATGAGCTGCTCAACACCTTGAAATTGGCCCTTCATTGCGTCGATCCATCGCCGGCCGCGCGCCCCGAGGCGCAGCAGGTGCTGCACAAGCTTGAGGAGATTAAGGCGGAGGCCGGCGACGCTGCCAAGACCGATGAGTGA